The Streptomyces avermitilis MA-4680 = NBRC 14893 genome contains a region encoding:
- a CDS encoding DUF4365 domain-containing protein: MEMLQEGYLRAVAAASGCTMAKPEPDDGIDWQLTHSSDSHEVDCQIDLKIQLKSTWTSPASPSSGFVSVNLSNDRLEMMARTPVMVHRILVAMIVPKDIARWVEASHDYFALRHCAYWRSLSGEVPSGREHTAVRVTTSNIFDDVALCGIMERIGKGGMP; this comes from the coding sequence ATGGAGATGCTTCAGGAGGGCTATCTGCGGGCCGTAGCGGCAGCTTCAGGTTGCACCATGGCGAAGCCGGAGCCGGATGATGGCATTGACTGGCAACTCACTCACTCTTCAGACTCACATGAAGTCGACTGCCAAATTGACCTCAAAATACAATTAAAGAGCACCTGGACCTCTCCCGCTTCTCCGTCTAGCGGGTTCGTGTCCGTGAATCTTAGTAATGATCGACTTGAGATGATGGCACGAACACCGGTAATGGTGCACAGAATCCTAGTCGCCATGATTGTGCCAAAGGACATCGCACGCTGGGTGGAGGCGAGTCATGATTACTTCGCGCTTCGTCATTGCGCGTACTGGCGGAGCTTATCCGGCGAAGTGCCAAGCGGAAGAGAACACACTGCGGTCCGGGTAACTACGTCGAATATTTTCGATGATGTCGCGCTCTGCGGCATAATGGAAAGGATCGGAAAAGGGGGAATGCCATGA
- a CDS encoding HNH endonuclease — translation MPSDGVILHGPIGDFARQLSPSDDLQAEEMYAAAISVWSTAIAPTVKVRSYLPGVRPTLVWTAFVGDSSNPSDGLAQSVVRALRVRDYFTSLAGRHPVTSEAHLLSAVESARRYPSLHTPAPRSTLLESSPFQRTPAGRQRLQGELNYALRQAWDGSNFLWIGAKKRTPAQQELDRIPPTVGVLWGLSDMSWEQRPYGPGDDAFYSRFLPFKLRGQPSHGRTVQTGPSPELVAAYEWAIGSQREVKLSRAAAEMWGEIRSLEDSTLLNSPAPRDAAFTIRVGEHTLRVAAALAAAEMSPAIEPNVIEAAWSLVWRSIRDVADLANGASVLLENPLAKTSSAVPTEADPAGICVEPSWPAESATLDFPDTPVRRRAAIVQAQDRDSQVRRQVKVWYDNTCQFCRTKIEFPAQPFSYSEGAHIQALGAPHNGPDRVENMLCLCPNCHIRFDMGGRFLTDELRIIDSATGEDLGPLKVHAQHRIRLAYVRQHRSRWANT, via the coding sequence GTGCCCAGTGACGGAGTCATCCTGCACGGCCCCATCGGGGACTTCGCGCGTCAGCTGAGCCCATCAGACGACCTGCAGGCCGAAGAGATGTATGCGGCAGCCATCTCAGTGTGGTCGACCGCGATCGCGCCCACCGTGAAGGTTCGCTCGTACCTGCCGGGAGTGCGTCCGACGCTAGTGTGGACTGCGTTTGTCGGAGACAGCTCGAATCCGTCCGATGGGCTGGCACAGAGCGTGGTACGTGCACTGCGCGTGCGGGACTACTTCACATCGCTGGCGGGGCGCCACCCAGTCACCAGCGAGGCCCACCTCCTCAGCGCAGTGGAATCAGCCCGCCGCTACCCCTCCCTGCACACTCCCGCACCGCGGAGCACGTTGCTTGAAAGTTCTCCGTTTCAACGGACCCCGGCCGGTAGGCAGCGACTCCAGGGGGAGCTCAACTACGCGTTGCGTCAGGCGTGGGATGGAAGCAACTTTTTGTGGATCGGCGCAAAGAAGCGGACCCCTGCCCAGCAGGAGCTGGACCGTATACCGCCCACGGTGGGAGTCCTCTGGGGACTCTCGGATATGAGCTGGGAGCAGCGCCCGTACGGGCCTGGCGATGACGCCTTCTACTCCCGCTTCCTGCCGTTCAAGCTCCGCGGTCAGCCCAGCCACGGCCGCACTGTGCAGACCGGGCCCTCTCCCGAGCTGGTCGCCGCGTATGAATGGGCGATCGGAAGTCAGCGGGAAGTGAAGCTGAGTCGAGCCGCAGCAGAGATGTGGGGCGAGATCAGAAGTCTGGAAGACTCGACACTGCTGAACAGCCCGGCCCCAAGGGATGCCGCCTTCACGATCAGGGTGGGGGAGCACACCCTTCGGGTGGCAGCGGCACTCGCCGCCGCAGAGATGTCACCAGCCATCGAGCCGAACGTGATCGAGGCAGCTTGGTCCCTGGTGTGGCGCTCCATTCGCGATGTCGCTGACCTGGCTAATGGGGCTAGCGTCCTGCTCGAGAACCCCCTCGCCAAGACCAGCTCGGCCGTGCCCACCGAAGCAGATCCGGCCGGCATTTGCGTGGAACCTTCGTGGCCCGCAGAGAGCGCCACCCTGGACTTCCCCGATACACCCGTCCGGCGCAGAGCTGCAATAGTGCAGGCCCAGGACCGGGATTCCCAGGTCAGACGCCAGGTCAAGGTGTGGTACGACAACACCTGCCAGTTCTGCAGGACCAAGATCGAATTTCCGGCACAGCCCTTCTCATACAGCGAAGGTGCGCACATACAAGCGCTCGGAGCGCCCCATAACGGTCCCGACCGAGTTGAAAACATGCTCTGTCTCTGCCCGAATTGTCACATCCGCTTTGACATGGGTGGCCGATTCCTCACGGACGAACTGCGCATCATTGACTCGGCCACAGGCGAAGATCTCGGACCTCTGAAGGTTCATGCGCAGCACCGGATCCGCCTTGCGTACGTCCGACAGCACCGCTCCCGCTGGGCTAATACGTAG
- a CDS encoding winged helix-turn-helix domain-containing protein — protein sequence MSVEDSAATQDNQEELHPTQALDDTVHQRVRLGVLTVAREADRVEFSFLKKQLAVTDGNLSRHLKVLEESGMITVEKGYAGRRPRTWVSLTREGAQALDTELRALRALVLRLEAPRPVPGTPDE from the coding sequence ATGAGCGTCGAAGACTCGGCCGCTACGCAGGACAACCAAGAGGAACTGCATCCCACCCAGGCGCTGGACGACACCGTCCACCAGCGCGTGCGGCTCGGCGTCCTCACCGTTGCCCGTGAAGCCGACCGGGTCGAGTTCAGCTTCCTGAAGAAGCAACTGGCCGTCACCGACGGAAATCTCTCCCGGCACCTGAAGGTGCTGGAGGAGTCCGGAATGATCACCGTGGAGAAGGGCTACGCCGGTCGACGCCCCCGAACATGGGTATCCCTCACCCGTGAAGGTGCGCAGGCCCTGGACACCGAACTCCGGGCCCTACGTGCACTCGTGCTACGCCTTGAGGCTCCCCGTCCCGTGCCCGGCACACCCGATGAGTGA
- a CDS encoding FG-GAP-like repeat-containing protein produces the protein MSRSHHKRSRRPAVLGATAVAAVLAGGLLITLPGGASAAGSGLADDFNGDGYRDLATGAPGAVAGGKAKAGAVVVNYGSSSGISAARHKITSQSSSGVPGASETSDRFGTELAHGDLNNDGYGDLVVGAPVEDVGGDADGGSVTILWGGSSGLSGGTTISDPNASGHDRFGQSLAVGDFTGDGKADLAVGSTGKDVWIFKGGFTKSGGAAGKLRFDAQIESGAYPRGAVQLAAGDFDDDGAADVVVGSAAGNFVYRGASTGPTLQTEVGTGYAGALTVADFDRDGHDDLVVGTDFVDVISDRTAKGGYVTVFYGGAAGVDTTRSAVFSQDTAGVPGADESDDSFGGALAAGDVNGDGYPDLAVGADFETIGSADQAGSVWVLRGGASGLTGTGAQSFDQGTSGVPGANESSDLFGDAIHLADHNKDGRADLSVGAGGENSDDGAVWVLRGSTGGLKATGAVSFGASSVGIGNSGEDPMFGDAMSGS, from the coding sequence ATGTCCCGGTCCCATCACAAGCGCTCTCGGCGTCCCGCCGTCCTGGGCGCCACCGCCGTCGCGGCCGTCCTGGCCGGTGGCCTGCTCATCACCCTGCCCGGCGGCGCGAGTGCCGCCGGGTCGGGCCTGGCCGACGACTTCAACGGTGACGGCTACCGCGATCTGGCGACCGGCGCCCCGGGCGCTGTCGCGGGCGGGAAGGCGAAGGCGGGCGCCGTGGTCGTCAACTACGGCTCGTCGAGCGGTATCAGCGCCGCGCGCCACAAGATCACATCGCAGAGTTCCTCCGGCGTGCCGGGCGCCTCGGAGACCTCCGACCGCTTCGGCACCGAACTCGCGCACGGCGACCTCAACAACGACGGCTACGGCGATCTCGTCGTGGGCGCACCGGTGGAGGACGTCGGCGGCGATGCCGACGGCGGTTCGGTCACGATCCTGTGGGGCGGCTCGTCCGGCCTGTCGGGCGGCACGACGATCAGCGACCCGAACGCGTCGGGCCACGACCGGTTCGGCCAGTCCTTGGCGGTCGGCGACTTCACCGGTGACGGGAAGGCCGATCTGGCGGTCGGTTCCACCGGCAAGGACGTGTGGATCTTCAAGGGCGGCTTCACCAAGTCCGGCGGCGCGGCCGGAAAGCTGCGCTTCGACGCGCAGATCGAGTCCGGCGCGTACCCCAGGGGCGCCGTCCAGTTGGCCGCCGGGGACTTTGACGACGACGGGGCGGCCGACGTGGTGGTGGGGTCCGCCGCGGGCAACTTCGTCTACCGCGGCGCCTCGACCGGGCCCACGCTGCAGACCGAGGTGGGCACGGGGTACGCGGGCGCGCTCACCGTGGCCGACTTCGACCGCGACGGGCACGACGACCTGGTCGTCGGCACCGACTTCGTCGACGTCATCTCGGACCGGACGGCGAAGGGCGGCTACGTCACCGTGTTCTACGGCGGTGCGGCGGGCGTCGACACCACGCGCAGCGCCGTCTTCAGCCAGGACACCGCGGGTGTGCCGGGAGCGGACGAGTCCGACGACTCGTTCGGAGGCGCGCTCGCAGCGGGCGACGTCAACGGTGACGGTTACCCGGACCTCGCCGTCGGCGCGGACTTCGAGACCATCGGCTCCGCGGACCAAGCAGGCAGCGTCTGGGTGCTGCGCGGCGGCGCCTCCGGCCTGACGGGGACCGGCGCCCAGTCCTTCGACCAGGGCACCTCGGGTGTACCGGGCGCCAACGAGTCGTCGGACTTGTTCGGCGACGCCATCCATCTCGCCGACCACAACAAGGACGGCCGCGCCGATCTGTCGGTGGGCGCGGGCGGCGAGAACAGCGACGACGGCGCCGTGTGGGTCCTGCGCGGCTCCACCGGAGGTCTCAAGGCCACCGGCGCGGTGAGCTTCGGTGCGTCCTCCGTGGGCATCGGGAACTCGGGGGAGGACCCCATGTTCGGGGACGCCATGTCGGGCTCCTGA
- a CDS encoding FAD-binding oxidoreductase: MHDFSRRGLLRATAAAGAGAVVLPGITAAEAPGASAATGTAESVKCKPAKLTGRIVRPDDPGYADASLGWDELFVHYPLVIVYAQETQDVVNALTWARQHDVALRVRSGGHSLEGWSNVDNGIVIDVSELKWAHIDTASRIATVGAGLSQLEAVTALAEKDLAVTTGTEGTVGLSGATLGGGFGFLTRYLGMACDSLIGAEVVVASGAECAKVIKADGKNNADLLWALRGAGNGNFGIVTSLTYKVAPLKSVAYLQATWDGLGDLQGVFDTWQRTAPVADNRLGTQLEIHRGEILLFGVLAEGSEAEAEELLAPILSVGNPQVSVQVGNWGDVYAGFQIPTADEPANWKFFSQFTTEPFPEKAISLIASFMQDAPSDDSNFFTQAFGGAVRRSPRGGTAFPHRDALFYSEPGAGWGTRGQAGSGDEITPQAQAWIAEFSQALRPYVNGAYVNVPNIGMQDWETAYWGSNFDRLRKIKAKYDPRNVFQYEQSIPPASC, from the coding sequence ATGCACGACTTTTCTCGTCGCGGACTGCTCAGGGCGACGGCGGCCGCCGGCGCCGGTGCGGTCGTTCTCCCGGGCATCACGGCCGCGGAAGCCCCGGGCGCGAGCGCCGCGACCGGCACGGCCGAAAGCGTGAAATGCAAGCCGGCGAAGCTGACCGGCCGCATCGTCCGTCCCGACGACCCCGGGTACGCGGATGCGAGCCTCGGCTGGGACGAGCTCTTCGTTCACTATCCGCTGGTCATCGTCTACGCCCAGGAGACCCAGGACGTGGTCAACGCCCTCACGTGGGCGCGGCAGCATGACGTCGCGCTGCGGGTGCGGAGCGGTGGCCACAGCCTTGAGGGCTGGTCGAACGTGGACAACGGCATCGTGATCGACGTCAGCGAGTTGAAGTGGGCCCACATCGACACCGCCTCGCGCATCGCGACGGTCGGCGCCGGGCTGAGCCAGTTGGAAGCGGTGACCGCGCTGGCGGAGAAGGACCTCGCGGTGACGACCGGAACGGAGGGCACCGTCGGCCTGTCCGGTGCGACACTCGGCGGCGGTTTCGGCTTCCTCACCCGCTACCTCGGTATGGCCTGCGACAGCCTGATCGGGGCTGAGGTCGTCGTCGCGTCGGGTGCCGAGTGCGCCAAGGTGATCAAGGCGGACGGGAAGAACAACGCGGACCTGCTCTGGGCGCTCCGCGGGGCGGGAAACGGCAACTTCGGGATCGTCACGTCACTCACCTATAAAGTGGCTCCGCTGAAGAGCGTCGCTTATCTGCAAGCGACATGGGACGGCCTCGGGGACCTGCAAGGGGTCTTCGACACATGGCAGCGTACGGCGCCGGTCGCCGACAACCGCCTCGGCACCCAGCTCGAGATCCACAGGGGCGAGATCCTGCTGTTCGGGGTTCTCGCAGAAGGGTCGGAGGCAGAGGCGGAGGAGCTGCTGGCCCCGATTCTGTCGGTCGGCAATCCCCAGGTCTCGGTACAGGTCGGCAACTGGGGTGACGTATACGCGGGATTCCAGATTCCGACAGCGGACGAGCCTGCGAACTGGAAGTTCTTCTCGCAGTTCACCACCGAGCCGTTCCCGGAGAAAGCGATCAGTCTGATCGCCTCATTCATGCAGGACGCCCCCTCGGACGACAGCAACTTCTTCACTCAGGCTTTCGGCGGAGCGGTCCGGAGGAGCCCCCGCGGCGGTACGGCGTTCCCGCATCGCGACGCGCTCTTCTACTCCGAGCCCGGCGCCGGCTGGGGGACTCGTGGACAAGCGGGCAGCGGCGACGAGATCACCCCGCAGGCCCAGGCCTGGATCGCCGAGTTCAGCCAGGCACTGCGGCCGTACGTGAACGGCGCCTACGTCAACGTGCCGAACATCGGCATGCAGGATTGGGAAACCGCCTACTGGGGATCCAACTTCGACCGGCTGCGCAAGATCAAGGCGAAGTACGACCCGCGCAACGTCTTCCAGTACGAGCAGAGCATCCCGCCCGCGTCATGCTGA
- a CDS encoding arsenate reductase ArsC: MPDITAAPSVLFVCVHNAGRSQMAAAFLTHLAGDRVEVRSAGSAPADTVNPAVVAAMAEAGVDISAEVPKVLTVEAVQASDVVVTMGCGDTCPVFPGKRYLDWRLPDPAGQGVDAVRPIRDEIEKRVRGLIEEIAPETQP, from the coding sequence ATGCCTGACATCACCGCCGCCCCCTCCGTGCTGTTCGTCTGCGTCCACAACGCCGGACGCTCGCAGATGGCCGCCGCCTTCCTGACCCACCTCGCGGGCGACCGCGTCGAGGTCCGCTCGGCCGGCTCCGCCCCCGCCGACACCGTCAACCCCGCCGTCGTGGCAGCCATGGCGGAGGCGGGCGTCGACATCTCCGCCGAGGTCCCCAAGGTGCTCACCGTCGAAGCCGTCCAGGCCTCCGACGTCGTCGTCACCATGGGCTGCGGCGACACCTGCCCCGTCTTCCCCGGCAAGCGCTACCTCGACTGGCGCCTTCCCGACCCCGCCGGACAAGGAGTCGACGCCGTCCGCCCCATCCGCGACGAGATCGAAAAGCGCGTCCGTGGCCTCATCGAGGAGATCGCCCCGGAAACGCAACCGTGA
- a CDS encoding ArsR/SmtB family transcription factor yields the protein MSNQELVVLGRSDEAGVCCPGLLTAPLDEGRAGELAKVFKALGDPVRLRLLSMIASRAGGEVCVCDLTPDFDLSQPTISHHLKLLRQAGLIDCERRGTWVYYWLVPEMTDRLASILTRPAGEPLPGRAAAAAAP from the coding sequence ATGTCGAATCAAGAGCTTGTCGTGCTGGGCCGGAGTGACGAAGCCGGCGTCTGCTGCCCCGGGCTGCTGACCGCCCCGCTGGACGAGGGCCGGGCCGGGGAGCTGGCGAAGGTGTTCAAGGCGCTGGGTGATCCGGTGCGTCTGCGGCTGCTGTCGATGATCGCCTCACGGGCGGGCGGTGAGGTCTGCGTATGCGACCTGACCCCCGACTTCGACCTGTCCCAGCCGACGATCTCGCACCACCTCAAGCTGCTGCGGCAGGCGGGTCTGATCGACTGCGAACGGCGCGGCACCTGGGTCTACTACTGGCTGGTCCCGGAGATGACCGATCGCCTCGCGAGCATCCTGACCCGGCCTGCGGGTGAGCCGCTGCCGGGCCGTGCCGCCGCCGCGGCCGCTCCGTGA
- a CDS encoding ArsI/CadI family heavy metal resistance metalloenzyme, whose product MSRAQLALRVSDLEASITFYSKLFGTEPAKRREGYANFAITEPPLKLVLIEGEPGQDTRLDHLGVEVDSTGQVNAATTRLRDAGLATFEENDTSCCYALQDKVWVHGPGQEPWEVYVVKADADALGKSAAPNATGDGCHTTQAPEPASASAGCGCG is encoded by the coding sequence ATGTCTCGCGCTCAGCTCGCCCTGCGTGTCAGCGACCTGGAGGCGTCGATCACCTTCTACTCGAAGCTGTTCGGCACCGAACCGGCCAAGCGGCGCGAGGGCTACGCCAACTTCGCCATCACCGAGCCCCCGCTCAAGCTCGTCCTGATCGAGGGCGAGCCCGGCCAGGACACCCGCCTCGACCACCTCGGCGTCGAAGTCGACTCCACCGGCCAGGTCAACGCCGCCACCACCCGGCTCAGGGACGCCGGCCTGGCCACCTTCGAGGAGAACGACACTTCCTGCTGCTACGCCCTCCAGGACAAGGTCTGGGTGCACGGGCCCGGCCAGGAGCCGTGGGAGGTCTACGTCGTGAAGGCCGACGCCGACGCCCTCGGCAAGAGCGCCGCCCCCAACGCCACCGGCGACGGCTGCCACACCACCCAGGCCCCCGAACCGGCCTCGGCGTCCGCAGGCTGCGGCTGCGGCTGA
- a CDS encoding potassium channel family protein: MNRNSGSARRQALLAAVRSLMIVGALVAGYYLLPLGSAFTAGTVLVLVGGLAAGALLLAWQILRITQSPWPGLRAMEALAATVPLFILLFATAYWLMERSAPNTFSESLSRTDALYFAMTVFSTVGFGDITPRSESARLLTTGQMTVNLLLIGVAARFLVNAVQEGRRQRDRSTTGSQDGTTPDAR, encoded by the coding sequence TTGAACAGGAATTCGGGCAGTGCCCGCCGACAGGCGCTGCTTGCCGCTGTACGGTCGCTGATGATCGTGGGGGCCCTCGTGGCCGGCTACTACCTGCTGCCGCTGGGTTCGGCCTTCACCGCCGGCACCGTACTCGTGCTTGTCGGTGGTCTCGCGGCCGGGGCACTGCTTCTGGCATGGCAGATCCTCAGGATCACGCAGTCCCCGTGGCCCGGGCTGCGGGCCATGGAAGCGCTGGCGGCGACCGTCCCACTCTTCATCTTGCTGTTCGCGACGGCCTACTGGCTGATGGAGCGCAGCGCGCCGAACACCTTCAGCGAGTCGCTGTCCCGGACCGACGCGCTGTATTTCGCCATGACCGTGTTCAGTACGGTCGGATTCGGAGACATCACCCCGCGCAGCGAATCGGCCCGGCTGCTCACCACGGGGCAGATGACAGTGAATCTCCTGCTGATCGGCGTGGCGGCCCGGTTCCTGGTGAACGCGGTCCAGGAAGGCAGACGACAGCGGGACCGTTCGACAACCGGCAGCCAGGACGGCACCACCCCCGACGCTCGATGA
- a CDS encoding TetR/AcrR family transcriptional regulator codes for MPRPPDPAKRRDLLDRVREYMIRNGLADLSLRPLARSLGTSDRMLLYYFGSKERMVAEALALDERRPLLRARILLGPTDSPRNPAWLRRFMEETWRQLSAPDLRAALPLYLEVMTVSVLHPDRYGPFMRDVLTEWRGLLVSVFRDLGMAEARARTEADLLVDAFFGLLIAPLADGGWDRSDAAVHALLDRLEPGWHDT; via the coding sequence ATGCCACGCCCGCCCGATCCCGCCAAACGACGCGACCTGCTGGACCGGGTCCGTGAGTACATGATCCGCAACGGCTTGGCCGACCTGTCCCTTCGCCCGCTGGCCCGGTCCCTGGGCACCAGCGACCGCATGCTCTTGTACTACTTCGGGAGTAAGGAGCGCATGGTCGCCGAGGCACTCGCCCTGGACGAGAGGCGACCGCTCCTGCGCGCCCGGATCCTGCTCGGCCCCACCGACTCCCCCAGGAACCCGGCGTGGCTCCGCCGCTTCATGGAGGAAACCTGGCGGCAGCTCAGTGCCCCCGACCTGCGCGCCGCGCTCCCCCTCTACCTCGAGGTCATGACCGTCAGCGTGCTCCACCCCGACCGGTACGGGCCCTTCATGCGCGACGTGCTGACCGAGTGGAGGGGCCTGCTCGTCTCCGTCTTCCGCGACCTGGGCATGGCCGAAGCCCGAGCCCGAACGGAGGCCGACCTCCTGGTCGACGCGTTCTTCGGCCTGCTCATCGCACCCCTGGCCGACGGCGGATGGGACCGGTCCGACGCCGCCGTCCACGCCCTCCTCGACCGCCTCGAACCCGGCTGGCACGACACCTGA